One window of Streptomyces sp. FIT100 genomic DNA carries:
- a CDS encoding ABC transporter ATP-binding protein produces the protein MSESRSPDTPHGTPPPASPVGGPVLLPVATPARTRAAVAELVRPQRRLALAAFTVMVGSTAVGLLVQPLLGRIVDLAAGRGSVDAITAAGALLVAVAVAQGATSGLGLSLVSRLGETSLARLRERFVERALGLPLERVEKAGAGDLTARVTADVSLIAEAVRNALPELARSLLTIVLTLGALALLDWRFLLAALLAVPVQAYTARWYVARAVPLYAEQRVAAGAQQQQLLDTIGGSSTVRAFRLEREHTERVTERSWSVVTLTMRGVRLVLGFYSRLHIAEYIGLAAVLVTGYWLVRQGTASIGTATAAALYFHSLFTPVNAALVLLDDAQSAAAGLARLVGVTDEPPTSAPTPAPTPGPTPAPTPAPTPVPRPARAAERVSRRGATLSKGRTRTDSEERGVEHDRPSTVASALRRRTSDQKEPAARPVGSGNVEVTVCGLSHAYRPGHPVLHDIDLTVRQGERVALVGASGAGKTTLARLVAGIQPPNAGTVLVGGVPPTELGVADHRRTIALVTQETHVFAGSLADDLRLAKSDATEDELRAALDRVSALGWADALPDGLATVVGDGGHRLSGAQTQALALARLILADPPLVILDEATAEAGSAGARALEKAVARAVDGRTALIVAHRLSQAATADRIVVMDSGRIVETGTHDELRAAAGRYAALWEAWSDTRDPGP, from the coding sequence ATGAGCGAATCCCGGTCCCCGGACACTCCCCACGGCACTCCCCCGCCCGCCTCCCCGGTCGGCGGGCCCGTGCTGCTGCCCGTCGCCACGCCCGCGCGGACCCGCGCCGCGGTCGCGGAGCTCGTGCGCCCGCAACGGCGCCTGGCCCTCGCCGCGTTCACCGTCATGGTCGGGTCCACCGCCGTCGGACTGCTCGTGCAGCCGCTGCTGGGGCGGATCGTCGACCTGGCAGCCGGTCGGGGGTCCGTGGACGCCATCACGGCCGCCGGCGCGCTGCTCGTGGCCGTCGCGGTGGCCCAGGGTGCCACGTCGGGTCTCGGCCTGTCGCTCGTCTCCCGCCTGGGCGAGACGTCCCTGGCCCGGCTGCGCGAACGGTTCGTCGAGCGGGCCCTCGGCCTGCCGCTGGAGCGCGTGGAGAAGGCCGGTGCCGGTGATCTGACGGCCCGGGTCACGGCCGATGTGTCGCTGATCGCCGAGGCCGTCCGCAACGCCCTGCCCGAACTGGCCCGTTCGCTCCTCACGATCGTCCTCACACTGGGCGCCCTCGCCCTGCTCGACTGGCGGTTCCTCCTGGCCGCCCTGCTCGCGGTGCCCGTGCAGGCGTACACCGCGCGCTGGTACGTGGCCCGCGCCGTGCCGCTCTACGCCGAGCAGCGCGTGGCCGCCGGCGCCCAGCAGCAGCAGCTGCTCGACACCATCGGCGGCAGCTCGACGGTGCGGGCGTTCCGGCTGGAGCGGGAGCACACCGAGCGGGTCACCGAGCGGTCCTGGTCGGTGGTGACGCTGACGATGCGCGGTGTCCGGCTGGTCCTGGGCTTCTACAGCCGGCTGCACATCGCCGAGTACATCGGACTCGCCGCCGTCCTCGTCACCGGCTACTGGCTGGTGCGCCAGGGCACGGCGTCCATCGGCACGGCGACCGCCGCCGCCCTCTACTTCCACAGCCTCTTCACCCCCGTCAACGCCGCCCTCGTCCTCCTCGACGACGCACAGTCGGCCGCCGCCGGCCTGGCGCGGCTCGTGGGCGTCACCGACGAGCCGCCGACGTCGGCGCCCACCCCGGCGCCCACGCCTGGGCCCACGCCTGCGCCCACACCCGCGCCCACTCCGGTGCCGAGGCCGGCCCGGGCGGCGGAGCGAGTGAGCCGACGGGGCGCGACGCTGTCGAAAGGGAGAACGCGCACAGACTCCGAGGAACGAGGAGTCGAGCACGATCGACCGTCGACAGTGGCTTCGGCGCTCCGGAGGCGAACGAGTGACCAAAAGGAACCGGCGGCACGTCCCGTCGGTTCGGGGAACGTCGAGGTCACCGTGTGCGGGCTCAGCCACGCCTATCGGCCCGGACACCCCGTGCTGCACGACATCGACCTGACGGTCCGCCAGGGCGAACGGGTGGCGCTCGTCGGCGCCAGCGGCGCGGGCAAGACCACCCTGGCCCGGCTCGTCGCGGGCATCCAGCCGCCCAACGCCGGCACCGTCCTGGTCGGCGGCGTCCCGCCGACCGAGCTCGGCGTGGCCGACCACCGCCGCACGATCGCCCTGGTCACCCAGGAGACCCATGTCTTCGCGGGGTCCCTCGCCGACGATCTCCGGCTGGCCAAGTCCGACGCCACCGAGGACGAACTGCGCGCGGCGCTCGACCGGGTCTCCGCCCTCGGCTGGGCCGACGCGCTGCCCGACGGACTCGCCACGGTCGTCGGCGACGGCGGCCACCGGCTCAGCGGCGCGCAGACGCAGGCACTGGCGCTCGCCCGGCTGATCCTCGCCGACCCGCCGCTCGTGATCCTCGACGAGGCGACCGCCGAAGCGGGCAGCGCGGGGGCGCGCGCCCTGGAGAAGGCGGTCGCCCGGGCCGTGGACGGCCGTACGGCGCTGATCGTCGCCCATCGCCTCAGTCAGGCGGCCACGGCCGACCGCATCGTCGTCATGGATTCCGGACGCATCGTCGAGACCGGCACCCACGACGAACTGCGGGCAGCCGCGGGACGCTACGCCGCCCTGTGGGAGGCATGGTCGGACACCCGCGACCCCGGCCCGTAG